The Deinococcus humi genome has a segment encoding these proteins:
- a CDS encoding NERD domain-containing protein → MIIKELETQTHTDPLRRAGYEAERQMAHYLKRAYGEDPNKFVLNNLRVERKGEVAQIDHLIVLRFGLLVVESKSVAGQISVNEQGEWTRWWNRQGRGMPSPVLQGRRQLELLCALLTDHTAELLERGLFGLKQRTFSAMQRDVLVAISDGGRITRRTEVPEVVKADQVPERIQHKVSELQGRLTAFAFSDAEMTRICAFLQNRHVPASEAQSATASVPASSKPTPPRGLTGVVSPPHCPPVAAPATQASQGHTCRQCQSNQLSVQYGKYGYYFKCGACSGNTPARPVCPTCQEPARLSKSGAEFTAACAAGHQWRYWTNV, encoded by the coding sequence ATGATCATCAAAGAGCTGGAAACGCAGACCCACACCGATCCTCTGCGCCGCGCCGGGTACGAGGCCGAACGGCAGATGGCGCATTATCTGAAGAGGGCTTACGGCGAAGACCCGAACAAATTCGTCCTCAATAATCTGCGCGTGGAGCGTAAGGGCGAGGTGGCCCAGATCGATCACCTGATCGTGCTGCGTTTCGGGCTGCTGGTGGTGGAGAGCAAGAGCGTGGCTGGGCAGATCAGTGTGAACGAACAGGGCGAGTGGACGCGCTGGTGGAACCGTCAGGGCCGTGGAATGCCGTCACCCGTACTTCAGGGACGCCGGCAGCTTGAGCTGCTGTGCGCTCTGCTGACCGATCACACCGCCGAATTGCTGGAGAGGGGATTGTTCGGCCTGAAGCAGCGCACGTTCAGTGCCATGCAGCGCGACGTGCTGGTTGCCATCTCGGACGGTGGGCGAATCACCCGCAGGACCGAGGTGCCGGAGGTGGTCAAGGCCGATCAAGTACCAGAGCGGATACAGCACAAGGTGAGCGAGTTGCAAGGACGCCTGACAGCCTTCGCCTTCAGCGACGCCGAGATGACACGCATCTGCGCTTTTCTACAGAACCGCCATGTCCCGGCCAGTGAAGCTCAGTCGGCCACGGCATCGGTACCAGCGTCCTCCAAACCCACACCGCCCAGAGGCCTGACCGGCGTGGTCTCCCCTCCGCATTGCCCGCCCGTCGCCGCGCCTGCCACCCAGGCTTCCCAGGGGCACACCTGTCGTCAGTGCCAGTCGAACCAACTTTCAGTCCAGTACGGCAAATACGGTTATTACTTCAAGTGCGGCGCATGTAGCGGCAATACACCTGCCCGACCCGTCTGTCCCACCTGCCAGGAGCCTGCTCGCCTGAGCAAGAGCGGTGCGGAGTTCACGGCGGCCTGTGCGGCTGGACACCAGTGGCGCTACTGGACGAACGTCTAG
- a CDS encoding pyruvate, water dikinase regulatory protein, producing the protein MSTTPPPARPVLIVSDHTGLTADNIARALLSHFPGQPLRYVARPFTADVAAARAVAQEVRALSEAGERPILFTTITQPEVLAELQAAPAHLFDLLTPGINALEAELGQPAARTVGGYHDMHDSGAYLGRMEALDFALATDDGVGDRQYGMADVILVGVSRVGKTPTSLFLALQHGVRASNYPLAEDDFERASLPAPLEHHRDKLYGLTIDPRRLHAIRTQRKAGSRYASPEQCEFEVRRAERLFQRVGLPVRDTTSTSVEEIAAGILSALRRR; encoded by the coding sequence ATGTCCACCACGCCTCCGCCTGCCCGCCCGGTGCTGATCGTCAGCGACCACACCGGTCTGACCGCCGATAACATCGCCCGGGCGTTGCTGTCGCACTTTCCGGGCCAGCCGCTGCGCTACGTTGCCCGGCCCTTCACGGCGGACGTGGCGGCGGCGCGGGCCGTGGCCCAGGAGGTCAGGGCGCTGAGCGAGGCCGGGGAACGCCCGATCCTCTTCACCACCATCACCCAGCCGGAGGTGCTCGCCGAGTTACAGGCCGCCCCCGCCCATCTGTTCGACCTGTTGACCCCCGGCATCAACGCCCTGGAGGCCGAACTGGGGCAGCCGGCAGCGCGCACGGTGGGCGGCTACCACGACATGCACGATTCGGGCGCGTATCTGGGCCGCATGGAGGCGCTGGATTTTGCCCTGGCCACCGACGACGGTGTGGGTGACCGGCAGTACGGCATGGCCGACGTGATCCTGGTGGGGGTCAGCCGGGTGGGCAAGACCCCCACCAGCCTCTTCCTGGCCCTGCAACACGGTGTCCGTGCCAGCAACTATCCGCTGGCGGAGGATGACTTCGAGCGCGCGAGTCTGCCTGCTCCGCTGGAGCACCACCGCGACAAGCTGTACGGCCTGACCATCGATCCGCGCCGGTTGCACGCCATCCGCACCCAGCGCAAGGCGGGCAGCCGTTACGCCAGCCCCGAACAATGTGAATTCGAGGTCCGCCGCGCCGAACGCCTGTTTCAGCGCGTGGGCCTGCCCGTCCGCGACACCACCAGCACCAGCGTCGAGGAGATCGCGGCGGGCATCCTGAGCGCCTTGCGGCGGCGCTGA
- the ppsA gene encoding phosphoenolpyruvate synthase, with the protein MQMTRAFPTLRMTDVEVVGGKNASIGEMIHGLAGAGVRVPGGFATTADAFRLFLTENQIEEKINARLSALDVNDVVALAAAGKEIRGWVEAAALPTALEDAIREGYEAMASDSGVTDPDVAVRSSATAEDLPEASFAGQQETFLNVRGIDSVLHHVRLVFASLYNDRAISYRVHHDFAHAEVALSAGIQRMVRTDLGVSGVAFTLDTESGYRDAVLVTAAYGLGELVVQGAVNPDEFFVYKPALKAGKKAVLRRTLGSKARKMVYAQDSATQRGGVDSVDVPADEAQRFCLSDTDLTELARQCVAIEDHYGRPMDIEWGKDGRDGLIYILQARPETVQSRSGRTLERFEIGGGGTVLVEGRAVGNRVGSGVVRVVRDISQMDSVQDGDVLVADMTDPDWEPVMKRASAIVTNRGGRTCHAAIIARELGIPAVVGSGNATRELSSGQTVTVSCAEGDTGYVYEGKRDFKVHRVELDAMPDVPMKIMMNVASPDRAFSFAALPNEGVGLARVEFICSNVIGVHPRALLDYPGVPQDVKAQIEERIRGHASPRDFFRDKLMEGVANIAAAFAPKPVIVRLSDFKSNEYAHLIGGAAYEPQEENPMIGFRGASRYRSPDFAAAFALECEAMKAVRDDMGLTNVQIMIPFVRTVGEAKTVLEVLEKNGLKRGENGLKIIMMCEIPSNAILAEQFLELFDGFSIGSNDLTQLTLALDRDSGLVADLFDEQDPAVLALMAQAIAAAKKQGKYIGICGQGPSDHPALAQWLMDQGIDSVSLNPDSVLSTWLHLAEETGEPARA; encoded by the coding sequence ATGCAGATGACCAGAGCGTTTCCAACACTAAGGATGACCGATGTAGAGGTGGTGGGGGGCAAGAACGCCTCCATCGGCGAGATGATTCATGGGCTGGCCGGGGCCGGGGTGCGGGTGCCGGGGGGCTTTGCCACCACCGCCGACGCCTTCCGCCTGTTCCTGACTGAGAACCAGATCGAGGAAAAAATCAACGCCCGCCTCTCGGCGCTGGACGTGAACGACGTGGTGGCGCTGGCCGCGGCAGGCAAGGAGATTCGTGGCTGGGTGGAGGCGGCGGCTCTGCCCACAGCGCTCGAAGACGCCATCCGTGAAGGCTACGAGGCAATGGCCAGCGACTCTGGCGTGACCGATCCCGACGTGGCCGTGCGCTCCAGCGCCACCGCCGAGGACCTGCCCGAGGCCAGCTTTGCCGGGCAGCAGGAAACCTTCCTCAACGTGCGCGGGATTGACAGCGTGCTACACCATGTCCGCCTGGTGTTCGCCTCTCTCTACAATGACCGCGCCATCAGCTACCGCGTCCATCACGACTTTGCACACGCGGAAGTGGCGTTGTCCGCCGGGATTCAGCGCATGGTCCGCACCGATCTGGGAGTCTCCGGCGTGGCCTTTACCCTGGACACCGAGAGCGGCTACCGGGACGCCGTGCTGGTCACCGCTGCGTACGGTCTGGGCGAACTGGTGGTGCAGGGCGCGGTCAACCCCGACGAGTTCTTCGTCTACAAACCCGCGTTGAAGGCGGGCAAGAAGGCCGTGCTACGCCGGACCCTGGGCAGCAAGGCGCGCAAGATGGTCTATGCTCAGGATTCCGCGACGCAGCGCGGCGGCGTGGACAGCGTGGATGTGCCCGCAGACGAGGCGCAGCGCTTCTGCCTGTCGGACACCGATCTGACCGAGCTGGCGCGGCAGTGCGTCGCCATCGAGGACCATTACGGGCGCCCAATGGACATCGAATGGGGCAAGGACGGACGGGACGGCCTGATCTACATTCTCCAGGCCCGCCCGGAAACCGTGCAGAGCCGCAGCGGGCGCACGCTGGAGCGTTTCGAGATTGGCGGGGGCGGCACGGTGCTGGTGGAGGGACGCGCCGTGGGCAACCGTGTGGGGAGCGGCGTGGTGCGGGTGGTGCGCGACATCTCACAGATGGACAGCGTGCAGGACGGCGATGTGCTGGTGGCCGACATGACCGATCCCGACTGGGAACCCGTGATGAAACGCGCCAGCGCCATCGTGACCAACCGGGGCGGGCGCACCTGCCACGCCGCGATCATCGCCCGCGAGCTGGGCATTCCCGCCGTGGTGGGGAGCGGCAACGCCACCCGCGAACTGAGCAGCGGGCAGACGGTCACCGTCTCCTGCGCTGAGGGGGATACCGGCTACGTGTACGAGGGCAAGCGCGACTTCAAGGTTCACCGGGTGGAACTTGACGCCATGCCCGACGTCCCGATGAAGATCATGATGAACGTGGCCTCGCCGGACCGCGCCTTCTCCTTCGCGGCTCTGCCCAACGAGGGCGTGGGGCTGGCCCGAGTGGAATTCATCTGCTCGAACGTGATCGGCGTCCACCCGCGCGCCCTGCTGGACTACCCGGGCGTGCCACAGGACGTCAAGGCGCAGATCGAGGAGCGCATCCGGGGCCACGCCTCGCCGCGCGACTTCTTCCGGGACAAGCTGATGGAAGGGGTGGCCAACATTGCCGCCGCCTTTGCGCCCAAGCCGGTCATTGTGCGGCTCTCAGATTTCAAGAGCAACGAGTACGCTCACCTGATTGGCGGCGCGGCCTACGAGCCGCAAGAGGAAAACCCGATGATCGGTTTCAGGGGGGCCAGCCGCTACCGCAGCCCCGACTTCGCCGCCGCCTTCGCGCTGGAGTGCGAGGCGATGAAGGCCGTGCGCGACGACATGGGCCTGACCAACGTGCAGATCATGATTCCCTTCGTCCGCACGGTGGGCGAGGCAAAGACCGTGCTGGAGGTTCTGGAGAAGAATGGCCTCAAGCGAGGCGAGAACGGTCTCAAGATCATCATGATGTGCGAGATCCCCAGCAACGCCATCCTGGCCGAGCAGTTTCTCGAACTTTTCGATGGCTTCTCGATTGGCAGCAACGACCTGACACAACTGACGCTGGCGCTGGACCGCGACTCGGGGCTGGTGGCGGACCTGTTCGACGAGCAGGATCCGGCCGTGCTGGCGCTGATGGCGCAGGCAATTGCCGCCGCCAAGAAACAGGGCAAATACATCGGCATCTGCGGCCAGGGACCCAGCGATCACCCGGCGCTGGCTCAGTGGCTGATGGACCAGGGCATCGACTCGGTCAGCCTGAACCCGGATTCGGTGCTGAGCACCTGGCTGCATCTGGCCGAAGAGACCGGAGAGCCTGCGAGAGCCTGA